A stretch of the Lactuca sativa cultivar Salinas chromosome 9, Lsat_Salinas_v11, whole genome shotgun sequence genome encodes the following:
- the LOC128129035 gene encoding uncharacterized protein LOC128129035: MMKKRDTKRIKVGEKRKVKGINNNNNIKKKKKFMKTNNKLGSNQVGKWCGQCKKKHFGDYVICFKCKKLENISTNCHAKGRFCFDCGEEGNMKAECPKPKKVIPRILPPKPKGWSYQMTLNKAKEKPTLLQTITLRLSTPNLVEVAGGRNIPISNMLEAVTVNLDGNGFRRELLPFELSEFDIILSMDCLGANLADILCGRKMVHVNPLGKNPFIIYRDRIRVKSGIIPMIKAKRCLSKGCSAFLAYIIDTKKEKREMADILVVRNFPEVFPDELLGLPLERQVELRIDLFPCMTPIVKATYRLALIEMKELMTQLQEFLDGTIRICIDYWELNKATIKNKYPLHR; encoded by the exons ATGATGAAGAAGAGAGATACCAAAAGAATtaaggttggtgagaagagaaaggttAAGGGaattaacaacaacaacaacatcaagaagaagaagaagtttatGAAAACAAACAATAAACTTGGAAGCAACCAAGTAGGGAAGTGGTGCGGCcagtgcaagaaaaagcatttCGGTGACTATGTCATTTGCTTCAAGTGTAAGAAGCTGGAGAATATTTCAACAAATTGCCATGCGAAAGGAAGATTTTGTTTTGATTGTGGAGAGGAGGGGAACATGAAGGCGGAGTGCCCGAAACCGAAGAAGGTGATCCCGAGGATCTTGCCACCAAAGCCCAAGGGTTGGAGCTACCAGATGACCCTCAATAAGGCTAAGGAAAAACCAACATTGCTTCAG ACTATCACACTTAGACTAAGTACCCCTAACTTAGTAGAAGTAGCTGGTGGTAGGAATATACCTATTAGCAATATGTTAGAGGCCGTAACTGTAAATTTAGATGGGAATGGATTTCGTCGAGAGCTTTTACCTTTTGAGTTAAGTGAGTTCGACATCATTCTCAGCATGGATTGTTTGGGAGCGAACCTCGCAGACATCTTGTGTGGACGGAAGATGGTGCACGTTAATCCACTTGGAAAAAATCCATTCATCATTTATAGAGATAGGATTAGAGTGAAGTCAGGAATCATCCCAATGATTAAGGCCAAAAGATGCTTATCAAAGGGATGTTCGGCATTcctagcatacataatcgacacgAAGAAGGAGAAAAGGGAAATGGCTGATATACTTGTGGTACGAAACTTTCCTGAAGTATTTCCAGATGAATTACTAGGATTACCACTAGAGAGGCAGGTAGAATTAAGAATCGACTTGTTTCCATGCATGACGCCAATTGTGAAGGCTACATATCGTTTAGCATTGATAGAGATGAAGGAGTTAATGACACAACTCCAAGAGTTTTTGGACGGTACTATAAGAATCTGTATTGATTATTGGGAGCTAAATAAAGCTACAATCAAGAATAAGTATCCTTTACATAGATAG